The following proteins are encoded in a genomic region of Nocardioides renjunii:
- a CDS encoding cation:proton antiporter, with translation MTGAVVYLVLGLSLLLATLLPHITRRVALSPPMVLVGVGLAIGLLPMADDVNLRPEDNHALITHVTEFTVLVSLMGVGLAIDRILDVRSWRSWRTWSPVWRLLLVAMPLTILGTMLLGWWVAGLAPAVALLLGAVLAPTDPVLASDVQVGEPLTEDVAEAEAETEDEEEVEEDDDIRFSLTAEAGLNDGLAFPFVHLALLLLAGGFGLADVGTWLGWYVVGKIAVGLVVGVGAGWLFGRQAFHARNEKLRLADAGEPLLALAALLTSYGAAELVGGYGFLAVFACAVRLRSSSRGHSYQRAMHGVVERLERLMTLLVLLVLGMAMTQGLLEHLDWRGVVVALALVLVVRPLAGYLSLAVLARDEDEEGGLDRGELAAVAFFGVRGIGSLFYLGYAASHEHLPDEPWLWSTVAFTIIVSVLLHGVTATPAMARLDARRQREAGTG, from the coding sequence ATGACCGGCGCCGTCGTCTACCTCGTCCTCGGCCTGTCGCTGCTGCTGGCCACGCTCCTGCCGCACATCACCCGCCGGGTCGCGCTCTCGCCGCCCATGGTGCTCGTCGGGGTCGGCCTCGCGATCGGCCTGCTGCCCATGGCCGACGACGTGAACCTGCGCCCGGAGGACAACCACGCGCTCATCACCCACGTCACGGAGTTTACCGTGCTGGTCTCCCTGATGGGCGTCGGCCTGGCGATCGACCGGATCCTCGACGTGCGGTCGTGGCGATCGTGGCGCACCTGGTCGCCGGTGTGGCGGCTGCTGCTGGTGGCCATGCCCCTCACCATCCTCGGCACGATGCTGCTCGGCTGGTGGGTGGCCGGTCTCGCGCCCGCCGTCGCCCTCCTGCTCGGCGCCGTCCTCGCGCCGACCGACCCGGTGCTGGCCTCCGACGTCCAGGTCGGCGAGCCCCTCACCGAGGACGTCGCCGAGGCCGAGGCGGAGACCGAGGACGAGGAGGAGGTCGAGGAGGACGACGACATCCGGTTCTCCCTCACCGCGGAGGCCGGGCTCAACGACGGCCTCGCCTTCCCCTTCGTGCACCTCGCGCTCCTGCTGCTCGCCGGCGGCTTCGGGCTGGCCGACGTCGGCACCTGGCTGGGCTGGTACGTCGTGGGCAAGATCGCCGTCGGCCTCGTCGTCGGCGTGGGCGCCGGCTGGCTGTTCGGACGCCAGGCGTTCCACGCCCGCAACGAGAAGCTGCGCCTGGCCGACGCCGGGGAGCCGCTCCTCGCCCTCGCGGCGCTGCTGACGTCGTACGGCGCGGCGGAGCTGGTCGGCGGCTACGGCTTCCTCGCCGTCTTCGCCTGCGCGGTGCGGCTGCGCTCGTCCTCGCGCGGCCACTCCTACCAGCGCGCCATGCACGGTGTGGTCGAGCGCCTCGAGCGCCTGATGACGCTGCTGGTGCTGCTCGTCCTCGGCATGGCGATGACCCAGGGCCTGCTCGAGCACCTGGACTGGCGTGGGGTCGTCGTGGCGCTCGCGCTCGTGCTGGTGGTGCGCCCCCTCGCCGGCTACCTCTCCCTCGCGGTGCTCGCGCGCGACGAGGACGAGGAGGGCGGGCTGGACCGCGGCGAGCTCGCCGCGGTGGCCTTCTTCGGCGTGCGCGGCATCGGCTCCCTGTTCTACCTGGGCTACGCCGCCAGCCACGAGCACCTGCCCGACGAGCCGTGGCTCTGGTCGACGGTCGCCTTCACGATCATCGTCTCGGTGCTGCTCCACGGGGTCACCGCGACCCCGGCGATGGCACGCCTCGACGCGCGCCGCCAGCGCGAGGCCGGCACCGGCTGA
- a CDS encoding NAD(P)H-binding protein, which produces MTTVLVTGATGFIGRRLVPALVEEGHDVRAMTRRPDSYDGPGTAVGADVSDRASLDRALEGADVAIYLVHSLDDPDFERKDAQAARNFSAAAAAAGVSQIIYMGGLGDDDDDLSAHLRSRREVEGLLGADGVPVTVLRAAIVVGHGGISWEITRQLVKNLPAMVVPRWVGTRTQPIALDDVVRYIVGVVGNEQAMDRVFEIGGTEQLTYLDMMKVAAQAMNGRTIPIITVPVLTPRLSSRWLALVTDVDATTGRNLIDSMTHEVVVTDTSIRDVVPGEPLSYRESVRRALAERQASEEKR; this is translated from the coding sequence ATGACCACCGTTCTCGTCACCGGCGCCACCGGCTTCATCGGACGCCGCCTGGTCCCGGCCCTCGTCGAGGAGGGCCACGACGTCCGCGCGATGACCCGGCGTCCCGACTCCTACGACGGTCCCGGCACGGCGGTCGGGGCCGACGTGTCCGACCGCGCGTCGCTGGACCGGGCCCTCGAGGGCGCCGACGTCGCGATCTACCTCGTCCACTCCCTCGACGACCCCGACTTCGAGCGCAAGGACGCCCAGGCCGCCCGCAACTTCAGCGCGGCCGCGGCGGCCGCGGGCGTCAGCCAGATCATCTACATGGGCGGGCTCGGCGACGACGACGACGACCTGTCCGCGCACCTGCGCTCGCGACGCGAGGTGGAGGGCCTGCTCGGCGCGGACGGCGTACCGGTCACGGTGCTGCGCGCCGCCATCGTGGTGGGCCACGGCGGCATCTCGTGGGAGATCACCCGCCAGCTGGTCAAGAACCTGCCGGCGATGGTCGTGCCCAGGTGGGTCGGCACCCGCACGCAGCCCATCGCGCTCGACGACGTGGTCCGCTACATCGTCGGCGTGGTCGGCAACGAGCAGGCGATGGACCGGGTCTTCGAGATCGGCGGCACCGAGCAGCTCACCTACCTCGACATGATGAAGGTCGCCGCGCAGGCCATGAACGGCCGCACGATCCCGATCATCACCGTGCCCGTGCTGACGCCGCGCCTGTCGTCGCGCTGGCTGGCGCTGGTCACCGACGTCGACGCCACCACCGGGCGCAACCTCATCGACTCGATGACGCACGAGGTCGTCGTCACCGACACCTCGATCCGCGACGTCGTGCCCGGCGAGCCGCTGTCCTACCGCGAGTCCGTACGCCGGGCGCTGGCCGAGCGGCAGGCCTCAGAAGAGAAGCGGTAG
- a CDS encoding CPBP family intramembrane glutamic endopeptidase — MRTFIQRSLWDVVPRDQRDSAEAFRRRQLVAAVVVLVGAAVLGYSLRLEPGGNTFYVAAIVLAGVWAAGAFLSGRLHLGRIAGEGEVFIRPILAPILLGLLMVGIFVLGSLVVREIDPLARYVSSVLEYADEGSLTVLAIITFFNGIAEELFFRGAMYAAIPRHPVLWTTLAYVVATLATGNVMLAFAAILLGAVCGLERRASGGILAPILTHITWSLSMLFLLPLLF; from the coding sequence ATGCGCACCTTCATCCAGCGGTCCCTGTGGGACGTGGTCCCGCGCGACCAGCGCGACAGCGCCGAGGCGTTCCGCCGCCGGCAGCTGGTCGCGGCCGTCGTCGTCCTGGTCGGGGCGGCGGTGCTGGGGTACTCGCTGCGCCTCGAGCCGGGCGGCAACACCTTCTACGTCGCCGCCATCGTGCTGGCGGGGGTGTGGGCCGCGGGCGCCTTCCTCTCCGGCCGCCTCCACCTCGGCCGGATCGCCGGCGAGGGCGAGGTCTTCATCCGCCCGATCCTCGCGCCGATCCTGCTCGGGCTGCTCATGGTCGGCATCTTCGTCCTCGGCTCGCTGGTGGTGCGCGAGATCGACCCGCTCGCGCGCTACGTCAGCTCCGTGCTCGAGTACGCCGACGAGGGCTCGCTGACGGTGCTGGCGATCATCACGTTCTTCAACGGCATCGCCGAGGAGCTGTTCTTCCGCGGCGCGATGTACGCCGCCATCCCGCGGCACCCCGTGCTGTGGACCACCCTCGCCTACGTCGTCGCGACCCTCGCGACCGGCAACGTCATGCTCGCCTTCGCGGCCATCCTGCTGGGAGCGGTGTGCGGCCTGGAGCGGCGGGCTAGCGGCGGCATCCTGGCGCCGATCCTGACCCACATCACGTGGTCGCTGTCGATGCTGTTCCTGCTACCGCTTCTCTTCTGA
- a CDS encoding LLM class flavin-dependent oxidoreductase, translating to MSGSTAPFDHSVLGTREHPSLGLDTFGDAPLDGAPGNHAETLREVVAEAVLADRVGIDYVGLGEHHRPDYAITAPDVVLAAIAGRTERIRLGTGVTVLSSDDPIRVYERFATLDAVSGGRAEVQLGRGSFIESFGLFGLDLADYDRLFSEKLDLFAALQSEQPVSWEGSFRPPLVDQRVYPTTAAGRVPAWIGVGGTPESVVRAARYGMPLMLAVIGGSPAAFVPLADLYRDALGQLGLPELPIGMHSPGHVAATDDEARAQLYPHQAEVVTRIGRERGWGPYSRIAFEQAASPQGALFVGSPETVAQKIAWAVRTLGLSRFQLKYSVGSLPHEQRLESIRLYGEEVIPRVRELLTVS from the coding sequence ATGTCCGGCTCGACCGCCCCCTTCGACCACAGCGTGCTCGGCACGAGGGAGCACCCCTCGCTCGGGCTCGACACCTTCGGCGACGCCCCGCTCGACGGTGCGCCGGGCAACCACGCCGAGACGCTCCGCGAGGTCGTGGCCGAGGCGGTGCTCGCCGACCGGGTGGGCATCGACTACGTCGGCCTCGGTGAGCACCACCGCCCCGACTACGCCATCACCGCACCCGACGTGGTGCTGGCCGCGATCGCCGGCCGCACCGAGCGGATCCGCCTCGGCACGGGCGTCACGGTGCTCTCCTCCGACGACCCGATCCGCGTCTACGAGCGGTTCGCGACGCTGGACGCCGTCTCCGGTGGGCGCGCCGAGGTGCAGCTGGGCCGCGGCTCGTTCATCGAGTCGTTCGGCCTGTTCGGCCTCGACCTCGCGGACTACGACCGGCTGTTCTCCGAGAAGCTCGACCTCTTCGCCGCGCTCCAGTCCGAGCAGCCGGTGTCGTGGGAGGGCAGCTTCCGCCCGCCGCTGGTCGACCAGCGGGTCTACCCCACCACGGCGGCCGGTCGGGTGCCCGCGTGGATCGGGGTCGGTGGCACGCCGGAGTCCGTGGTGCGCGCGGCGCGCTACGGCATGCCGTTGATGCTCGCCGTCATCGGCGGCTCGCCCGCGGCGTTCGTCCCGCTGGCCGACCTCTACCGCGACGCGCTCGGCCAGCTGGGTCTCCCGGAGCTGCCCATCGGCATGCACTCCCCGGGCCACGTCGCCGCCACCGACGACGAGGCCCGCGCCCAGCTCTACCCGCACCAGGCCGAGGTCGTGACCCGCATCGGCCGCGAGCGCGGCTGGGGTCCCTACAGCCGGATCGCCTTCGAGCAGGCCGCCAGCCCGCAGGGCGCCCTCTTCGTCGGCTCGCCGGAGACGGTGGCCCAGAAGATCGCCTGGGCGGTCCGCACCCTGGGCCTGTCCCGCTTCCAGCTCAAGTACTCCGTCGGCTCCCTGCCGCACGAGCAGCGGCTCGAGTCGATCCGCCTCTACGGCGAGGAAGTCATCCCTCGCGTCCGCGAGCTCTTGACCGTTTCCTAG
- a CDS encoding carboxylate-amine ligase — translation MRSLGVEEELVLVDARSGEPRNVASEVIRAAEARERQDPAPSDDHGGSIGHELHKTQVETDTPPVRSLAALEDALRAWRERARAGALEVGARVLASGTSPLAGDTRVMRSPRYDVMAQRYGLTIAEQLVCGCHVHVEVSGADEGVGVLDRIRTWLPLLLAISANSPWSQSLDTAYESYRSQMMMRWASSGPTPLLGSADAYRRYVEAMLATDVLVDEAMVYTDARLSARHPTVEIRTADVCLDVRDTVVVAALARALVETAARHWSEGVAAPDVPAPLIRLAGWKAGRYGLTGELVHPPTGTSRPAADVVADLLEHVGDALRDAGDHDLVSAGLARLLADGTGARRQRELLEAAQDDESRAQAVVALARITAGE, via the coding sequence ATGCGGTCACTGGGGGTGGAGGAGGAGCTGGTCCTCGTCGACGCGCGCTCGGGAGAGCCGCGCAACGTCGCCTCGGAGGTGATCCGGGCTGCAGAGGCCAGGGAGCGGCAGGACCCGGCACCCAGCGACGACCACGGTGGCTCGATCGGGCACGAGCTCCACAAGACCCAGGTCGAGACCGACACCCCGCCCGTCCGCAGCCTGGCAGCGCTCGAGGACGCCCTGCGCGCGTGGCGCGAGCGTGCCCGCGCCGGCGCGCTCGAGGTCGGCGCCCGGGTCCTCGCGTCCGGGACCTCGCCGCTCGCTGGCGACACCCGCGTCATGCGCAGTCCGCGCTACGACGTGATGGCGCAGCGCTACGGCCTCACCATCGCCGAGCAGCTCGTGTGCGGGTGCCACGTCCACGTCGAGGTCTCGGGTGCCGACGAGGGGGTGGGGGTCCTCGACCGGATCCGCACGTGGCTGCCGCTGCTGCTCGCGATCAGCGCCAACTCCCCCTGGTCGCAGTCGCTCGACACCGCCTACGAGAGCTACCGGTCGCAGATGATGATGCGCTGGGCGAGCTCCGGGCCCACGCCGCTGCTCGGCTCGGCCGACGCCTACCGCCGCTACGTCGAGGCGATGCTGGCCACCGACGTCCTGGTGGACGAGGCGATGGTCTACACCGACGCGCGGCTGTCCGCACGGCACCCGACCGTGGAGATCCGCACGGCCGACGTCTGCCTCGACGTCCGCGACACCGTCGTGGTCGCCGCCCTCGCCCGTGCGCTGGTCGAGACCGCCGCACGCCACTGGTCCGAGGGAGTGGCGGCTCCGGACGTACCGGCGCCGCTGATCCGCCTCGCGGGGTGGAAGGCCGGTCGCTACGGGCTGACCGGCGAGCTCGTGCACCCTCCCACGGGCACCTCGCGGCCCGCCGCCGACGTCGTGGCCGACCTCCTCGAGCACGTCGGGGACGCGCTGCGCGACGCCGGCGACCACGACCTCGTGTCGGCGGGGCTGGCGCGGCTCCTCGCCGACGGCACGGGTGCCCGCCGGCAGCGCGAGCTGCTGGAGGCGGCGCAGGACGACGAGTCCCGTGCGCAGGCGGTGGTGGCGCTGGCCCGCATCACGGCCGGGGAGTGA
- a CDS encoding DEAD/DEAH box helicase, with protein sequence MTFAALGVPSSLAQILEQQGITTPTPIQAATLPDSLAGRDVLGRGRTGSGKTYAFLLPLVSRLDKSKLPAMPRKPRALILAPTRELVGQIHASLAPLAKAAGLSTVVIYGGVGQGPQTTALKKGVDVVIACPGRLEDLMGQGYADLSAIEVTILDEADHMADLGFLPGVRRIMDKTPRNGQRMLFSATLDKAIDVLVKRFLTDPATHEADSAQSPVGTMHHHVLHLSREQRVPVLVDLTSAPGRTVVFTRTKYGAKALARQLNKSGVPSVELHGNLSQNARTRNMEAFHAGTATTLVATDIAARGIHVDDVALVVHADPPVEHKAYLHRSGRTARAGAEGTVITLMTDEQQRDVRDLTRLAGIKPTTTKVNGPGHPVLEQLAPGERTLVPGGLVVDVPVSTGGGRSTGGNAQRKRARRTGQTNGQSRRGNPTTYTSESGSAPAGGGQRRRSGGGQGSAGAQGGQASGGGQGGGGNRRRRGGQGGQSGASAPRSGAHSASSFSRGR encoded by the coding sequence ATGACCTTCGCCGCCCTCGGCGTCCCGTCCTCGCTCGCCCAGATCCTGGAGCAGCAGGGCATCACCACTCCCACCCCGATCCAGGCCGCGACGCTGCCCGACAGCCTCGCCGGCCGCGACGTCCTCGGCCGTGGCCGCACCGGCTCCGGCAAGACGTACGCCTTCCTCCTCCCCCTGGTGTCTCGCCTCGACAAGAGCAAGCTGCCGGCGATGCCGCGCAAGCCGCGCGCGCTGATCCTCGCCCCGACCCGCGAGCTCGTGGGCCAGATCCACGCCTCGCTCGCCCCGCTGGCCAAGGCCGCCGGCCTCTCGACCGTCGTGATCTACGGCGGCGTCGGCCAGGGCCCGCAGACCACCGCGCTCAAGAAGGGCGTCGACGTCGTCATCGCCTGCCCCGGCCGCCTCGAGGACCTCATGGGCCAGGGCTACGCCGACCTCTCGGCGATCGAGGTCACCATCCTCGACGAGGCCGACCACATGGCCGACCTCGGCTTCCTGCCCGGCGTGCGGCGCATCATGGACAAGACCCCTCGCAACGGCCAGCGGATGCTGTTCTCGGCCACGCTCGACAAGGCGATCGACGTCCTCGTCAAGCGCTTCCTCACCGACCCGGCCACGCACGAGGCCGACTCGGCGCAGTCGCCCGTCGGCACCATGCACCACCACGTGCTGCACCTGAGCCGCGAGCAGCGCGTGCCGGTGCTGGTCGACCTGACGAGCGCCCCCGGTCGCACCGTCGTCTTCACCCGCACCAAGTACGGCGCCAAGGCCCTCGCCCGCCAGCTCAACAAGTCGGGCGTGCCCAGCGTCGAGCTGCACGGCAACCTGTCGCAGAACGCGCGCACCCGCAACATGGAGGCGTTCCACGCCGGCACCGCCACGACGCTGGTCGCCACCGACATCGCGGCCCGGGGCATCCACGTCGACGACGTCGCGCTGGTCGTGCACGCCGACCCGCCGGTCGAGCACAAGGCCTACCTGCACCGCTCGGGTCGTACGGCGCGCGCCGGCGCCGAGGGCACCGTCATCACCCTCATGACCGACGAGCAGCAGCGCGACGTGCGCGACCTGACCCGTCTGGCCGGGATCAAGCCGACCACCACCAAGGTCAACGGCCCCGGCCACCCGGTGCTCGAGCAGCTCGCGCCCGGCGAGCGGACGCTGGTGCCCGGCGGCCTGGTCGTCGACGTCCCGGTCTCCACCGGGGGCGGTCGCTCCACCGGTGGCAACGCGCAGCGCAAGCGCGCCCGCCGCACCGGCCAGACCAACGGCCAGTCGCGCCGCGGCAACCCGACCACCTACACCAGCGAGAGCGGCAGCGCCCCCGCCGGTGGCGGCCAGCGTCGTCGCTCCGGCGGCGGCCAGGGCTCGGCCGGCGCCCAGGGCGGTCAGGCCTCCGGCGGCGGCCAGGGCGGTGGCGGCAACCGCCGTCGTCGCGGCGGCCAGGGTGGGCAGTCCGGCGCCTCGGCCCCGCGCTCCGGCGCCCACAGCGCGTCGTCGTTCAGCCGCGGTCGCTGA
- a CDS encoding ArsI/CadI family heavy metal resistance metalloenzyme — MSRLQLALNVDDLETSIAFYSTLFGTAPHKVRPGYANFAVAEPPLKLVLIENAGHGGSVNHLGVEVSDVDTVDAELTRLAAAGLATTEERDTTCCYAKQDKFWVQGTPDGERWEVYTITDDLTEVVVEESREQLVGDAAPCCA; from the coding sequence ATGTCCCGCCTGCAGCTCGCCCTCAACGTCGACGACCTCGAGACGTCGATCGCCTTCTACTCCACCCTCTTCGGCACGGCGCCGCACAAGGTCCGTCCCGGCTACGCGAACTTCGCGGTCGCCGAGCCGCCCCTCAAGCTCGTCCTCATCGAGAACGCCGGGCACGGCGGCAGCGTGAACCACCTCGGCGTGGAGGTGTCGGACGTCGACACGGTCGACGCGGAGCTCACCCGCCTGGCCGCAGCCGGCCTCGCCACGACCGAGGAGCGCGACACCACGTGCTGCTACGCCAAGCAGGACAAGTTCTGGGTGCAGGGCACGCCCGACGGCGAGCGCTGGGAGGTCTACACGATCACCGACGACCTCACCGAGGTGGTGGTCGAGGAGTCCCGCGAGCAGCTGGTCGGGGACGCCGCGCCCTGCTGCGCCTGA
- a CDS encoding ArsR/SmtB family transcription factor, producing the protein MSKSALTLTPVETAACCSPLLREPLSTVQAERVAPLLKALADPVRLRLVSIVAASEGGEACVCDLNDAFDLSQPTISHHLKVLHDAGLLDRTKRGVWVYYAVRREVLADVAALIGGSA; encoded by the coding sequence GTGTCGAAGTCTGCGCTCACCCTGACCCCCGTCGAGACCGCGGCGTGCTGCTCCCCCCTGCTGCGCGAGCCCCTCTCCACCGTCCAGGCCGAGCGCGTCGCCCCGCTCCTCAAGGCGCTGGCCGACCCCGTCCGGCTGCGGCTCGTGTCGATCGTCGCGGCCAGCGAGGGCGGCGAGGCCTGCGTCTGCGACCTCAACGACGCCTTCGACCTCTCCCAGCCGACCATCAGCCACCACCTCAAGGTGCTGCACGACGCCGGCCTGCTCGACCGCACCAAGCGGGGCGTGTGGGTCTACTACGCCGTACGCCGCGAGGTGCTCGCCGACGTGGCCGCCCTCATCGGCGGGAGCGCGTGA
- the arsB gene encoding ACR3 family arsenite efflux transporter, translating to MSADGEVVDRLSTLDRFLPLWIGLAMAGGLLLGRTVPGIDDALSAVEVGGVSLPIAVGLLVMMYPVLAKVRYDRLDTVTADRRLLVASLALNWLVGPALMFALAWTMLPDLPAYRTGLIIVGLARCIAMVIIWNDLACGDREAAAVLVALNSVFQVVAFAGLGWFYLEALPRLLGLDGAALDISAWEIAASVLVFLGVPLLLGWLSRTYGERVRGREWYESAFLPRVGPWALIGLLFTIVVLFALQGEQVTDRPLDVARIALPLLVYFALMWGGGFVLGRLLGMSYARTTTLAFTAAGNNFELAIAVAIATFGVTSGQALAGVVGPLIEVPVLVALVYVSLALRDRFPHPDTDPVPSVQESAR from the coding sequence GTGAGCGCCGATGGCGAGGTCGTCGACCGGCTCTCGACCCTCGACCGCTTCCTGCCACTGTGGATCGGTCTGGCCATGGCGGGCGGGCTGCTCCTCGGCCGCACGGTGCCCGGAATCGACGACGCACTCTCGGCGGTCGAGGTCGGCGGGGTCTCGCTGCCCATCGCCGTAGGACTGCTGGTGATGATGTACCCGGTGCTCGCCAAGGTCCGCTACGACCGCCTCGACACCGTCACCGCTGACAGGCGCCTGCTCGTGGCGTCGCTCGCGCTCAACTGGCTCGTCGGCCCGGCGCTGATGTTCGCGCTGGCCTGGACGATGCTGCCGGACCTCCCCGCCTACCGCACGGGGCTCATCATCGTCGGCCTCGCGCGCTGCATCGCCATGGTCATCATCTGGAACGACCTCGCCTGCGGCGACCGGGAGGCCGCGGCGGTGCTCGTGGCCCTGAACTCGGTGTTTCAGGTCGTCGCCTTCGCCGGTCTCGGCTGGTTCTACCTCGAGGCCCTCCCGCGCCTGCTGGGTCTCGACGGTGCGGCGCTCGACATCTCGGCGTGGGAGATCGCCGCGTCCGTGCTGGTCTTCCTGGGGGTGCCACTGCTGCTGGGCTGGCTGTCACGGACCTACGGTGAGCGGGTCCGGGGCCGGGAGTGGTACGAGTCGGCGTTCCTGCCGCGGGTCGGGCCGTGGGCGCTCATCGGCCTGCTCTTCACGATCGTCGTGCTGTTCGCGCTCCAGGGCGAGCAGGTGACCGACCGGCCGCTCGACGTGGCACGCATCGCGCTCCCGCTGCTGGTCTACTTCGCGCTCATGTGGGGAGGCGGCTTCGTGCTCGGCCGCCTCCTCGGCATGTCGTACGCCCGTACCACCACGCTGGCCTTCACCGCCGCCGGCAACAACTTCGAGCTGGCCATCGCCGTCGCCATCGCGACCTTCGGGGTCACGTCGGGTCAGGCCCTCGCGGGCGTCGTGGGTCCGCTCATCGAGGTTCCCGTGCTCGTCGCCCTCGTCTACGTCAGCCTTGCCCTGCGCGACCGCTTCCCCCACCCCGACACCGACCCCGTCCCGTCCGTCCAGGAGAGCGCCCGATGA
- a CDS encoding arsenate reductase ArsC, which yields MTTPTVLFVCVHNAGRSQMAAGWLRHLAGDRVEVLSAGSAPAASINPVAVEAMAEVGIDIAGQQPKVLTPEAVQTSDVVVTMGCGDACPFYPGTRYEDWALDDPAGQGIEAVRPIRDEVRRRVEELVASLA from the coding sequence ATGACCACGCCCACCGTCCTGTTCGTCTGCGTCCACAACGCCGGCCGCTCCCAGATGGCCGCCGGCTGGTTGCGCCACCTCGCCGGGGACCGGGTGGAGGTCCTCTCGGCGGGCTCGGCCCCGGCCGCGTCGATCAACCCCGTGGCGGTCGAGGCGATGGCCGAGGTCGGCATCGACATCGCCGGCCAGCAGCCCAAGGTGCTCACCCCCGAGGCGGTGCAGACCTCCGACGTGGTGGTCACGATGGGGTGCGGCGACGCCTGCCCCTTCTACCCCGGCACGCGCTACGAGGACTGGGCTCTCGACGACCCGGCCGGACAGGGCATCGAGGCCGTCCGACCGATCCGCGACGAGGTGCGGCGGCGTGTCGAGGAGCTCGTGGCGTCCCTCGCCTGA
- a CDS encoding substrate-binding domain-containing protein: MTTPRTSSGQGSPTLDEVARVAGVSRATASRAINGGERVSARAQSAVDTAVRTLGYVPNPAARSLVTRRTDSIAVMVPEPDDRVFSDPFFAGTLRGVTRVLGERDIQLVLLLARPGASTARTLRYLTNRHVDGALVVSHHREDRLAEHLADIGLPCVFGGRPWTGGDQVAYVDVDNTAGEREATEVLIGRGCTRIGTIAGPSDMTAAADRLAGWRQAMTAAGLPVDAVAHGDFTEESGVFAARELMERFPDLDGLVVASDLMAAGALRVLAELGRRVPDDIAVVGYDDLGVAERTSPSLTTVRQPVVEMAERATRLLLERVDHVGTSHPMRLIIPPTLVRRASA, translated from the coding sequence GTGACCACGCCGCGCACCTCGTCGGGCCAGGGTTCGCCCACGCTCGACGAGGTGGCGCGCGTCGCCGGCGTCTCGCGCGCCACGGCCTCGCGGGCGATCAACGGAGGCGAGCGGGTCAGTGCCCGGGCGCAGTCCGCGGTCGACACGGCGGTGCGCACGCTCGGCTACGTCCCCAACCCGGCGGCCCGCAGCCTGGTCACCCGGCGCACGGACTCGATCGCGGTGATGGTGCCCGAGCCCGACGACCGCGTCTTCAGCGACCCGTTCTTCGCCGGCACCCTGCGCGGGGTCACCCGGGTGCTCGGCGAGCGCGACATCCAGCTGGTGCTGCTGCTCGCCCGTCCGGGCGCCTCGACGGCCAGGACGCTTCGCTACCTCACCAACCGCCACGTCGACGGCGCGCTCGTCGTCTCCCACCACCGCGAGGACCGGCTCGCCGAGCACCTCGCCGATATCGGCCTGCCCTGCGTCTTCGGCGGGAGGCCGTGGACGGGCGGCGACCAGGTGGCCTACGTCGACGTCGACAACACCGCCGGCGAGCGCGAGGCGACCGAGGTGCTGATCGGCCGCGGGTGCACGCGGATCGGCACCATCGCGGGTCCCTCCGACATGACCGCCGCCGCCGACCGCCTCGCCGGGTGGCGCCAGGCCATGACGGCCGCCGGCCTGCCGGTCGACGCCGTCGCCCACGGCGACTTCACCGAGGAGAGCGGCGTGTTCGCCGCCCGGGAGCTGATGGAGCGCTTCCCCGACCTCGACGGCCTCGTGGTCGCCTCCGACCTGATGGCCGCGGGCGCGCTGCGGGTGCTGGCCGAGCTGGGCCGCCGGGTGCCGGACGACATCGCGGTCGTCGGCTACGACGACCTCGGGGTCGCCGAGCGCACGTCCCCGTCGCTGACGACGGTGCGGCAACCGGTCGTCGAGATGGCCGAGCGCGCGACGCGGCTGCTGCTCGAGCGGGTCGACCACGTCGGCACCAGCCACCCGATGCGGCTGATCATCCCGCCGACCCTCGTGCGCCGCGCCAGCGCCTGA